In Saimiri boliviensis isolate mSaiBol1 chromosome 12, mSaiBol1.pri, whole genome shotgun sequence, one genomic interval encodes:
- the MAPK3 gene encoding mitogen-activated protein kinase 3 encodes MAAAAAQGGGGGEPRRAEGVGPGVPGEVEMVKGQPFDVGPRYTQLQYIGEGAYGMVSSAYDHVRKTRVAIKKISPFEHQTYCQRTLREIQILLRFRHENVIGIRDILRASTLEAMRDVYIVQDLMETDLYKLLKSQQLSNDHICYFLYQILRGLKYIHSANVLHRDLKPSNLLINTTCDLKICDFGLARIADPEHDHTGFLTEYVATRWYRAPEIMLNSKGYTKSIDIWSVGCILAEMLSNRPIFPGKHYLDQLNHILGILGSPSQEDLNCIINMKARNYLQSLPSKTKVAWAKLFPKSDSKALDLLDRMLTFNPNKRITVEEALAHPYLEQYYDPTDEPVAEEPFTFDMELDDLPKERLKELIFQETARFQPGALEAP; translated from the exons atggcggcggcggcggctcaggggggcgggggcggggagccCCGGAGAGCCGAGGGGGTCGGCCCGGGGGTCCCGGGGGAAGTGGAAATGGTGAAGGGGCAGCCGTTCGACGTGGGCCCGCGCTACACGCAGCTGCAATACATCGGCGAGGGCGCTTACGGCATGGTCAG CTCGGCCTATGACCACGTGCGCAAGACTCGGGTGGCCATCAAGAAGATCAGCCCCTTCGAGCATCAGACCTACTGCCAGCGCACACTCCGGGAGATCCAGATCCTGCTGCGCTTTCGCCATGAGAATGTCATTGGCATCCGAGACATTCTTCGGGCGTCCACCCTGGAAGCCATGAGGGATGT CTACATTGTGCAGGACCTAATGGAGACTGACCTGTACAAGTTGCTTAAAAGCCAGCAGCTGAGCAATGACCACATCTGCTACTTCCTCTACCAGATCCTGCGGGGCCTCAAGTACATCCACTCTGCCAACGTCCTCCACCGGGATCTAAAGCCCTCCAACCTGCTCATCAACACCACTTGCGACCTTAAG ATCTGCGATTTCGGCCTGGCTCGGATTGCTGATCCTGAGCACGACCACACCGGCTTCCTGACAGAGTATGTGGCTACACGCTGGTACCGGGCCCCAGAGATCATGCTGAACTCCAAG GGCTATACCAAGTCCATCGACATCTGGTCTGTGGGCTGCATTCTGGCTGAGATGCTATCCAACCGGCCCATCTTCCCTGGCAAGCACTACCTGGATCAGCTCAACCACATTCTGG GCATCCTGGGCTCCCCATCCCAGGAGGACCTGAATTGCATCATCAACATGAAGGCCCGAAACTACCTACAGTCTCTGCCCTCCAAGACCAAGGTGGCCTGGGCCAAGCTTTTCCCCAAATCAGACTCCAAAG CCCTTGACCTGCTGGACCGGATGCTAACCTTTAACCCCAACAAACGGATCACAGTGGAGGAAGCACTGGCCCACCCCTACCTGGAGCAGTACTATGACCCAACGGATGAG CCAGTGGCCGAGGAGCCCTTCACCTTCGACATGGAGCTGGATGACCTACCCAAGGAGCGGCTGAAGGAGCTCATCTTCCAGGAGACAGCACGCTTCCAGCCTGGGGCGCTGGAGGCCCCCTAA
- the GDPD3 gene encoding lysophospholipase D GDPD3 isoform X4, which yields MSLFLYYALPALGSYAMLSIFFLRRPHLLHTPRAPNFRIRLGAHRGGSGELLENTMEAMENSMAQHSDLLELDCQLTRDRVVVVSHDENLCRQSGLNRDVSSLDFEDLPLYKEQLEVYFSPGHFAHGTDRRMVRLEDLFQRFPRTPMSVEIKGKNEELIHEIAGLVRRFDRNEITIWASEKSSIMKKCKAANPEMPRSFTISRGFWVLLSYYLGLLPFIPIPEKFFFCFLPNIINRTYFPFSCSCLNQLLAVVSKW from the exons ATGAGCCTTTTCCTGTACTATGCCCTCCCCGCCCTGGGCAGCTATGCCATGCTCTCCATCTTCTTCCTGCGCCGGCCTCACCTGCTGCACACGCCCCGGGCTCCCAACTTCCGAATCCGCCTGGGAGCCCACCGAGGAG GATCTGGAGAGCTGCTGGAGAACACCATGGAGGCCATGGAGAA CTCCATGGCCCAGCACTCGGACCTCCTGGAGCTCGACTGTCAGCTGACACGGGACAGAGTGGTGGTGGTGTCACATGATGAGAACCTGTGCCGTCAGTCAGGCTTGAACAGGGATGTGAGCAGCCTGGACTTTGAG GACCTGCCCCTTTACAAGGAGCAGCTGGAGGTTTACTTCTCTCCAG GCCACTTTGCTCATGGGACAGACCGGCGTATGGTGCGTCTGGAGGACCTGTTCCAGAGGTTCCCAAGGACACCCATGAGCGTGGAGATCAAAGGGAAGAACGAAGAACTCATCCATGAG aTAGCAGGCTTGGTGAGGCGCTTTGACCGTAATGAAATCACCATCTGGGCCTCGGAGAAGAGCTCCATCATGAAGAAATGCAAGGCTGCT AACCCCGAGATGCCCCGGTCCTTCACAATAAGCCGAGGATTCTGGGTGCTCCTTTCTTACTACCTGGGGCTGCTGCCCTTCATCCCAATCCCTGAGAagttctttttctgcttcttgcCCAACATCATCAACAG
- the GDPD3 gene encoding lysophospholipase D GDPD3 isoform X3 encodes MSLFLYYALPALGSYAMLSIFFLRRPHLLHTPRAPNFRIRLGAHRGGSGELLENTMEAMENSMAQHSDLLELDCQLTRDRVVVVSHDENLCRQSGLNRDVSSLDFEDLPLYKEQLEVYFSPGHFAHGTDRRMVRLEDLFQRFPRTPMSVEIKGKNEELIHEIAGLVRRFDRNEITIWASEKSSIMKKCKAANPEMPRSFTISRGFWVLLSYYLGLLPFIPIPEKFFFCFLPNIINSLVQVGMQWPDHDSLQPQPPRLRRSSCLSLLSGREYRYASLHLANF; translated from the exons ATGAGCCTTTTCCTGTACTATGCCCTCCCCGCCCTGGGCAGCTATGCCATGCTCTCCATCTTCTTCCTGCGCCGGCCTCACCTGCTGCACACGCCCCGGGCTCCCAACTTCCGAATCCGCCTGGGAGCCCACCGAGGAG GATCTGGAGAGCTGCTGGAGAACACCATGGAGGCCATGGAGAA CTCCATGGCCCAGCACTCGGACCTCCTGGAGCTCGACTGTCAGCTGACACGGGACAGAGTGGTGGTGGTGTCACATGATGAGAACCTGTGCCGTCAGTCAGGCTTGAACAGGGATGTGAGCAGCCTGGACTTTGAG GACCTGCCCCTTTACAAGGAGCAGCTGGAGGTTTACTTCTCTCCAG GCCACTTTGCTCATGGGACAGACCGGCGTATGGTGCGTCTGGAGGACCTGTTCCAGAGGTTCCCAAGGACACCCATGAGCGTGGAGATCAAAGGGAAGAACGAAGAACTCATCCATGAG aTAGCAGGCTTGGTGAGGCGCTTTGACCGTAATGAAATCACCATCTGGGCCTCGGAGAAGAGCTCCATCATGAAGAAATGCAAGGCTGCT AACCCCGAGATGCCCCGGTCCTTCACAATAAGCCGAGGATTCTGGGTGCTCCTTTCTTACTACCTGGGGCTGCTGCCCTTCATCCCAATCCCTGAGAagttctttttctgcttcttgcCCAACATCATCAACAG tcttgtccaggttggaatgcagtggccagaccatgattcactgcagcctcaacctcctaggctcaggagatcctcctgcctcagcctcctgagtggccggGAGTATAGGTATGCatcactgcatctggctaatttttaa